In Calliopsis andreniformis isolate RMS-2024a chromosome 9, iyCalAndr_principal, whole genome shotgun sequence, the genomic window AGAAAGAAGTCGAAGAATTTttacaataaaatttaaatcGTAATCGATTTTATCCTTACAAGGAGGTCAAACCTTGGACGAAGCTTTGTTTTTCGGCAAGTTCTATAAGTGCCAAAAACAAAAATTGATCGAATCTCAATATGAGTTTGCATTAGGTATAAAGTAGTTTTTAATCAGCTACGTTTTTTTTCGCTTTCATATATTAAAACAGACCTTCAGTTTTACAGCTACAAACAATTCTCAGGAATTTGGCAATGTACAAACCTTGTACTGGTGGCGGATGTTGTTATTAGTAGGTCGTTGGTACCGGAATTTCCGTTGCAACAGAAACTGTATTCGCTCAAAGAAGATGTTGCGTTGAACACTGTTTTTTACccacgttattttatttacctTATACTTTTTTCGACTACTCGTGCGTGTTCCAACGGACGTCAATCGATTTTCCGTGTAAGTTCTTGTTCTTACAAACGTCAAACTTCCTGTTTAATTCTTTGCAGGCAGCATTGATGAGGTGTTCATACTTTACAATGAGTAATACCAACAAGTGAATTATTCTTAAAAACGTTTTGTATCAGTCTTTTTGGGCTTtcgattttttatattttttactgcAAACTTTTTTTTAACATATTATTTCTTGTATTATTTGCCAAATTATCTCAATTAATTACTGGGATAAAAGATATTATATTACCAGTTACTTCAATGATATTTTGAAAATCATCAAATTTTTTCAAGAATATAGCGGCTTTGTAAAGTGGTGACATTTTTAGTTTGCTGTGTCACCGCACAGACTTATGACTTTCATTTTTGCGATATGAGCTATTTTTGTATGCGCAGAATTTGtaggaaaataaaaattttgcttTGTTGCAATCTCCAAGAAAAAGATTAAGGTTAGATAGTAAGAGAactgaaattaaaaataaaaatgactaAAGTGGCAAAAATTTCAACGCTTTTAAAAATAATGTACTTTGTATTTTTAAATCTTTGCTAAATTATAGTGTGAAGTACttgtatttaaataattctgTTCAACGACggtttttaaatttataaaattcatcAATATAATTCAATTAGTTGAATACAGGGATACAAACGAGGCCCAGTGTTACGATCCAAAGACCAGACTGTATTTCCATTGAATGATGTTTTTTCATAAAATAGTTACATTCTCACCGTACTTTTCTGTCTTTAGACTAGCTATTCATTCGttcatattttttttctttcacgCTATCTCCCATCCACTAAGGTGCTCTCAGTCACATATACAGCATATTTCTCgtcagaaaaaaatacaaaatttctgGCTTGAAAGCACATGATTTCTACGTAGATACGTAAACAATATCATACAGAAGAGGAAagggaagagaaaaaaaaagaaacaatagacaaaaatacataataatgagCATCACCCTGAACAAGGAACCATAAAATAATGCACCCCATTCTTTGTTAcgctaaaataaaaaagaaaaactgaAAAGGAAACAAAAATTGCACGGATTTTTTTCATAGACGAAATTCCATAAACAACGTTTAGATACTCAAAGCAACAGTGTCATATAAAATAGAACAATGAACGGGATGCATCATTTATTACGATGGCGAACGAACACATACAATCCCTAATATGTACACGATTCgtatacacacatacacacacgtgTTCTCGGCATTGAACACCGACGtgcatataatatatatatgaatatatatatttatatatgtatgttCAGCGCACGAGATTCGCGTCTATCATCGTTCCAGCAGACgtacaataaattataaataataatattattattaataaagttCTCTTGTTTTTAATCAGGCCGTGCGTTGTAATACTAGAAACTGACGCGTTCCGTCGATTGAAAATTCGTTTCTGACGCCTAACAACGCGTATCCAGTGTTCAAATTCACTTATTTATTATCAATACCGACAGGGTCAGTCTTGACAATAAAAGACACTAGGTGTCGATCCTGTGTTCTCatagaacaatttttaattATCCTGTTTTCTTCCTTTTATACTTGTTTAACTGATAAAAGGAAGAAAATGTCCAATAAATAATGTTACtaatttaaaaaagaagaaaaaaagacaTTTATTTCAATAGACTCTTTCTAATATAATCTCGTGAGTATTCTATCTCATTCGACGGACTCTGGATGAAAAAAGTACAGCAGCCTCGCCCAAATGCAAATACAGCAACGCGTGCCACGGAGAGTTTaacatgaaaaaaaaaaaaaaacaaaaaaaagaagACAGGAAGAAGAAAACGTATTCGTTGTTCGCCTCACGCGTCTCTGAACATAATTTCGTCGTATAAACGATTGACAAATACGGGCGAGGAAGTAGCGAAGCGAGAGCTTAGAAAAGAGAATGTTTCCTCGTTGGTGCCGACACGTCGATCTACGACGTATCGCGATCCTGCACCAAGGATAAAGGAAAACTTAGCATGCGAGCAGGAGGCACTCGTGACTTCCCTGAAACGAATCTCTCTTCGCTTTCGTCAAGTGGTTTCCAAGCCAGACACCACTAAGTCGGGACGTTACAAAACTTTCCGTGTCCTCCTGCTCTCATTTTTACTTTGCGTTTGTCTCAGTACTCTCGGGAGCTGGCAATGGTATGGGTTTGTCGGAGACTGGAGCCTGCTTCTTCGACTTCTTCGTCTTCTTAGGTGTCTTCGGCGACTTCTTCACCTCGCTGTCCACTTCCATTTTCTCCTCTGCTGTTTTCTGTTGCTGTTCCTCTGAGGGCTGCTTGATCTCGCACTTATCCTGACATTCGTTCTCAACTTTCTTGTCCTCTGATGCGTTCTCTGCTTTCTCTTGAGGAGTACCGTCTGGCTTCTCAGAAATGTCTAGTTTTTTCTCTTCTCCTTCTTTCTTCTCTTCTGCTTCCTTAGGAACATTTTCTACCTTCTTTTCCGCAGTAGCATTCTCTGCCTTTTGCTCTTCACCCAcgttttcttcctttttctcttCAGCTACGTTTCCATGTTCCAAGTTCTGGTGCAGTTCCATCGATGCATGTTCCGTTTTCTTCGGAGGGGCAACATCCATAGGTTCGCCAGAACCCTGGTTGGCTTGCTGCTGTTGAGTCGCGGCCGGCTCATTGGCAGTATCCTTTGAATCTACAGTGAGAACTTCTTCTTGTGGATTTTTTGTTGGAGATGAAGGTGGTAAGGGAATTGGTTCCTGGTTTTGTGTCTGTTCAGTTTTCTGATCGACATCCATGGATTCAGTATGTCCATCCTCTTTTGCATCGTTAGGCATTTCACTTTCCTGTTTCTCTGATTCCTCAGGAGATGCTTGCTGCGAGGGTAAAGCTGCCTTTGACTCTAACAAACTGATAGTTTCTTGTATGGTTCTTATAGCGTTCTTACGCGCCTGTCGCACGTTTTCTCTGCCCTCTGTCTCAATATCGTCTAACTTGATTAATTCTCTAGTCAGCATTTCGTCGAGGTAAATATACTGTTTGTCTGTTCTCGAATTACCAGTGTACTGTTTCACCTGCTCGGCTAGTGAATCTACTTCCTTTTGAACGAGGGCTACCCTCTCTAAAGGATCTTTTGGAACGGTAGGCTTAGGAGGTGGTTTCGGTGGTTcttgttgctgttgttgctgctgctgctgttgttgttgttgtggtGGTGGCTGTTGCTGCCTCTGTTGCTGCTTTGGTTGTTCATAATGCTGCTGTGGAGGCTGTCTTTCAGTGTACTGCTGCTGAGGATGATTAACTTTCTCGGTAAACTGTTGTTGCCTAGGATGCTGAAAACCATGAGTTTGCTGCTGTCGACGAGAGGGATGCTCAAAAGGACCAGAGGGCGGGTAAAATGGTTCTTGGAAGTGTGGTGACCACTGGTGGGTCCTTCCAAAGGGTGGTTGCCCGAAAGGCGACGACCTTTGGAAGGAAGGAGGAGGTGCATGGAAGTGTGTGGGCGAAGGTTCTCTTCTGAAATGTGGCTCGTCGAAGCTTCTTGGTAACACAGGCTCGTCTCTACCCTCCACGAATATAGGTATATGTCTGACATTACTTTGCTGCTGGGGAGGTTTCTGTTgtggttgctgttgctgctgctgaggCTGCTGAGGTTGCTGagcctgttgctgctgctgtgaTGGAGGCTGATTGTGCTGTGGCGTTATATCTATTCTAGAGACATATCTTTGTCCCTGTGGTTGCTGCTGTTGTTCtggttgctgtggctgtggttggtTAAACGACTGTCTGTTTTCAGGTGGGGCAGACATAGAACGCTGTCCACGATTCCCTTTATCTAAATTCTCCATGTTGTGATGATGTTGGCCTATGTCCACTGTGTTGCGCAGCCCGTATTGCGGAATTTGACTTCTCCTTGTGCCTTGCTCGATGTTCTGTGTTCCTCTGTTGTCCTGCTGGTTGTAACTGTTTTCCGGTTCACCGTGAGAGCTAACACCACTAGCTCCACTGGCAGCGCTGCTTCCGCTTGCCTGACTTCTCGCGTCCTCGTCAGAGTAGCCTTGGTAGCTGTTGTTCCCGCTGTTCCCAGAGTTGCGATTTCTGTTTCGGAAGGAACTCTGGAACGGTATGTCCCCCCAGGGCGGTCCTAGAAGGTGATCCGCAAATTCTGGGTGGCGAGCAGCTAAATCGTCTAAATGAGCGCGGATATCGCTTCTTCGTCCGAAACCTTCGTCGTCGAACGGAAATCCCTGGAAAAGAGAGAACATTCAAAGTTAAGCAATGTTGTTCAAGTTATTACTGCATATAAAAAATCTTCAATAAGTTATCAaatgtgtttttttttttttcaattaaacGTACTtaacttttcaaaattttgaagctCTTTACTGTCATACCTAGTATGATCGATTACAATTATATATAGTAATGTACACTATCGGCCAAATGGCTATTGCAATTGTTTCTGCATGATGTTACTCTATctaaattttttataacattttcaGATAATTGTGGCTTAATCACGCCAGTGATACATCAAATTTCTGTTTCGAGTTTGTCAATGATTTGCGAATTTTTGGCATACATTTGTTCTCTGACGTAACCAAAGAAAATTGTTCAGCAGAATTAAATCACACAATCTTAGTGGCAAATGAACAGTACTATTTCCTGAAAGAATTCCGTATCCGACAGTAGACAAAGGTCTAATCTAAGGATGGCCAACAATCTGCAAACCATCAATGAGttggaaaaattaaatattggaACCATAATTATGTCAAAGTGTGATTAGGAACATAGACAAAAGGGTAGCACTGTGGAAACAGTGCTACAGTAGCCATTTTGATATTACATATGATTGTAATTGATCACACTACGTGTAAAAATAAAAgcttttaaaatttgtttaaattaaATGTGCTTTATTTAACCCATTCAGCCTTCAAGTAGTCCGCAGTCCAGGCTATTTATTGCTAGTCTGACTCGTAGTTTAGATTGAATAGGTTAAAACAAACATTCGGTAGCTCTTATTGGAAAACTCTTTACTTGGATCGATGAACGAGAATGAGGGTGTTGCGAGTGCATTTTTTCCCACTTATCGTTAGAGTAACTAACAGTTTCTACTCTTATTAAACGCTGTTTACCAAAATCAAAATGTTGTACTTTGCAATGTTTAACCTTCCATCATTCTCATTTCAAAGAATccactaatttttatttttccatgtcaaAGCCTGTTCTAAATCTATAGATTTCTAAGCTACAATATTTACATCGAGCTTTTCAGTAAATCAAAGCGACCAGTTATACATAAATTCGAAAGCCTGTTTAAATGTTGGACGATGTCCTAAATCTAAAAAAGCTGATTCAAAGAGGTGAAGCATGAAATTCATGACCTAAGCAAGTCAACGTAACTTCAATTTGTATGACGAAACTTTCTCGAAAGTCAAAGATGATGATGACCTATTACTGAAAATGTGGGCGATACGAACTAGCGTGAAAACATGATTGAGTTTACATATCTGCTTTCTCATTGCGGTTCAAAAACGTATTAAGCCATGCACAGTGAAGAATATGTACATTATCCACAGAGAGCCACAGAACTATCAGCACAGAGCAACACTCACTGCGTAGTCAAAAGTAAACTAAACTAAATTGGTTATTACACAAACGTAGCTTCTGGCACATTAAAAACTTAACCTATTTTCTGAATCACCAGAAACTCTTCCAGTGCATTTACAATTGTAAATCGAAAAGTAATTATAGGTACGCCATTTTCATATCCAATATCATAAGTGCTatatatgctatcaaccaaaaaTTTGGAATCGTTTTCTAAGATTATTTCGTTAGTCTTACAGCAACAGATTTTAGACCTACGTTGCACAACTATCTTATAACGAAGAAGTGTGTGTAATCTTAAAGAGTATTAAAATCATTGAATACAAGTAGGACTATTTACTTTTTCTATGTTCTAAGTAGAAAAATAATTACTTTAACTATAAATTTAGAGTACTAAAACCAAACTTCAAATTATTTACTTCAAATTATCACAGGGGGTGATTCAGCAAACTTGACTTCGCTTATAGAAGCTTATACAGACAATTCAAACGATTTTGGTCACACCGACATTCTCTCACTCATTCTTCCTGCCTCAGTAGCTCTCACGTAAGAGAAAGAGAGATGAAGAATGAGTGTAGATGCAGCCAGAATCGTCTGAGCTGGGTGTACGAGTTCGAATCTGCAAGTCTCCACCTTCCTTATAGCTTGCTGAATCTCGAATCTCGCTTTGGCTTGTTGAACCTAAACGAACTCCTTTTTGGATCAGCAGAGGTATTCGTTGAGCAGAACCAAGCAGAGCAGAGTCCACTTCTTTTCTTTGACTCCTGCTACATTTACCGACAAGTGATGGGAAGCACAAGCCTAGCCACATCATTCACGAGCCATTACGAGCTTTGCTCTTCTCATGGCACGCGACTCTGCGAATTCCGCGCCGTGGGAAACCGACTTAGgctttatatttgaaataaatataaaaccagTAACAATACTGTATTATATCATATAATAGCTCGATATTTAAGGAAAGTAAATATAAGAACAAttgatttatttatataaaatttgttGAATTGTTTTTACATAAAAGAAGTACGTATTTAGACAAATAAAacttattaaattaaaataaattaaactgcAAATTAAacttattaaattaaaataaagatATTTTTACGAAAATACAGGATTTGATTCGATATCGCTTTTGTTTACTAACACGTTTTAAACGTTTGACATTTTGGTTTTTCTTTATGTaaaaaatctaataactatACTATTAAACTTTAGTTCATTTTATAGAGTGTTGTCATGCCATTacaaaaatatcattttaatttAGTATTTAAGTTTGTGAGTATCCGAACATTTGTCTAATATTAAAATTTGCACTTCTTCGACGTATCTTCTAATATTTAAACAATATTACGTAACAAGTCAACGCTAACTCTCCTTTTGGATAATCTAAATATGTACTATGCTGTAATATGTTACAGTATATTTTAATTGCTCGTTACACATTGAAATAACTCTACATGTATTGAAAATACAGAGCTTGCATAATTAAAATTATACAAGCGCTCGAATATCAATGAGAATCACTATACGTGAACGGGTGACAGGAATGCAACGAGAATGATGCAGTTTCGCGTTTCTATTGCGTCGAAGGGAACGATTCGAATGCGTAAATTTGTACTAGCAATTTATATCGTTTCGCATAGAATGTAATGTAGGTGGATGTTTCGCTCGTGACGCAGTCTATTGCTGGCTTTACGTCACGAAAAAAACTAAATATAGGGACGGACACATCGCGTATATAAATGGTACCTTTGCAACTTTTCGTGTTCCTCCTGCTCATCCACGTGAGGATAATACGGTCAACGCTTCGTGGACTCCGACCACAAATAATAATTGTTTGGAGATCCTGAACGGACTTCTTTTCAgataaattctatttttaagCGTGAACCGTGACGATACAAGACAACAGTAATTCTGAAACAATGTTCCAAAGCAAACTTCTACACTGCTCCTTTATTTGCTTAGAGCTCCAATGGTCGACTTATCCTTTTGACCTATAACACGACAGGTGATTGCTAATTATTATCGTGTTCCTCGTCACGAGAACTTACAGAAGGATATTATTTTCTCATAATACCCTTTACGATGTCGAaatcatacatcaatatttttttttcaCTTGATTTATAAAAGGCTTTCTTATGGGTTTGTAATCTGCTCGTCCTGTTCGGGTGAATTTGAGCCGAAAAGAAAGAAGAGGGGGTAGATgcaaaatataacattttatcTTTGGGTATTTAATAGTTTCCGTTATATTAATAACAAATTTTCCGAAATTGAAAATTCAATGTATTGTAATGTACAAATATgtacaaattattttattttttttttaaaacctCAGAACAAGTTGAATCCACTCCACTATTATGGGGAGGGGTTACCAGCGCTCCCTTTTTTGATTAATATTAAGATGAGGTCAACATTGCTATTGTACCGTCGACTGCTCGACACTTGACAACGACTACTACagcaaagacagttgtattagtAACATCTGTATAGGCGAAAGTTCCTTAttaatatctcaaaaactaTTAAATACCCAAAgccaaaattttatttttatggtctAACCTCCTTCCTCCCTTCTTCAAAATTTAGTGCCGATCGGCCACTGAAGCTTTTCGGAAATACAGCCAAACTTAATTTCAACTAAGAATTATACAATTCTTTTAAATGACTAAAACTGTCCATATGTGTTTGCCCTGAAATTGTAGTATGTTTTCTGTCAATGAAcgctattttataattttttgtcATATAATGGTTATCCTGACAGCAGATTTCATTATATTTACTCTTATTAACTCCAAAATTTAGTTGAAACTCTCGTGCCTGATAAATtggaagaaaaatattaatttcggcAGATTTTTCTCTAGATTATACTTTGTTCCATTAATACTGCCTCACTAATTAATTAGTGGCTGCACTCCCGTTACTTAATGAAAGTTCACTAAGCCAAAATATCACTTGCAATTATGAGCAATTATGAGTATGCATGCACCTAATACTGATTTGCAAATAGTATTAAATCCAAAGACCCAATGTCTTCAAATCTTATGCGACGGTTATGTATTTAGGCTTCTATTATTAATGTATGGTAAATATAAACAAATTTTCCAGCCCGAAAAattcagttttttttttttttttttttaaattattatcaaAATATAATATGTGTAAATGATTTTTCGTTACttataaaatgataataataatataattttcatGTTCATTTGAACAATGATTACCAAGTAAAAATGTGCCGTCACGATGCACCGTTGaaacaataatttaaaaaaaaaaaaaaagaaaaagaaaaaaaatggtgATTTATCTTTTGTCAGTTAAGTTCGTTTATTGGAGCAAATATCTGCTGACCAATTTTTTTCATGTGAAGAAGAATATGACTGGTTCAAGGTCCATCTATACACGTATCAAGGGACCAAGCAGGGGCTGTACTTGAAACGAGTGTATAATCAAAGAACGTGTCGATAAAGTTTTGACACTATTTTCTATTGTTCACTAATGTAGTAATGTATGcagaaaaaaataaaatcacTCGAACGAGTTTCCTCTACGTTAGTAATAGCTTTTCAGCGAACTTATTCAGTTCTCGTCTAACGTTCGTACTCTTCACAATAAAATATGATACGCACttcgattatattttatttcaaaaaatgGAAAATGAGAAACTAACTGAATTAGTGAGGAAGCATTACTAAAAGCATCATTAGACTAGgaatttttatgtaaaaaacAAACTTTTATAAGTACATTTTAACCCTTATCGGGCGTTAGATTCTCAGATCTGAGTGTACAATGTCACGTGGAAGGTGACATACGTCTGATAAGGGTTAAAAAACAGAATCTGAATAAAAACCTGTTTCATTCTTTAAATATTGTGATGTCTACTATACTTTTGATATGTTACATATTTGTGCATCTTGAGTGCATTTGGTACTTTCTTACTAGTTGATACTTTTTTTACTAGGTACTACTTCTCAGATCCAAAATATGTATATAGACCCTAATTGTAACTATAAAATAAGGATAATGCTAAATGTTTCCACTCTCAGCTTTTTTGCTCTAACGATCAATTCTTATAGGTGTTACACATATTTCATAATGAGTAATCTAA contains:
- the Stv gene encoding BAG domain-containing protein starvin isoform X1 — encoded protein: MSFYFRDKPKFGDRLRGKSSDELLQEIKQQFDEDSKSFFEPTGRSGRDPFERHSAFPRGFPFDDEGFGRRSDIRAHLDDLAARHPEFADHLLGPPWGDIPFQSSFRNRNRNSGNSGNNSYQGYSDEDARSQASGSSAASGASGVSSHGEPENSYNQQDNRGTQNIEQGTRRSQIPQYGLRNTVDIGQHHHNMENLDKGNRGQRSMSAPPENRQSFNQPQPQQPEQQQQPQGQRYVSRIDITPQHNQPPSQQQQQAQQPQQPQQQQQQPQQKPPQQQSNVRHIPIFVEGRDEPVLPRSFDEPHFRREPSPTHFHAPPPSFQRSSPFGQPPFGRTHQWSPHFQEPFYPPSGPFEHPSRRQQQTHGFQHPRQQQFTEKVNHPQQQYTERQPPQQHYEQPKQQQRQQQPPPQQQQQQQQQQQQQEPPKPPPKPTVPKDPLERVALVQKEVDSLAEQVKQYTGNSRTDKQYIYLDEMLTRELIKLDDIETEGRENVRQARKNAIRTIQETISLLESKAALPSQQASPEESEKQESEMPNDAKEDGHTESMDVDQKTEQTQNQEPIPLPPSSPTKNPQEEVLTVDSKDTANEPAATQQQQANQGSGEPMDVAPPKKTEHASMELHQNLEHGNVAEEKKEENVGEEQKAENATAEKKVENVPKEAEEKKEGEEKKLDISEKPDGTPQEKAENASEDKKVENECQDKCEIKQPSEEQQQKTAEEKMEVDSEVKKSPKTPKKTKKSKKQAPVSDKPIPLPAPESTETNAK
- the Stv gene encoding BAG domain-containing protein starvin isoform X2; amino-acid sequence: MDSPVIVDKASDFGEPIDLDRPFPGFPFDDEGFGRRSDIRAHLDDLAARHPEFADHLLGPPWGDIPFQSSFRNRNRNSGNSGNNSYQGYSDEDARSQASGSSAASGASGVSSHGEPENSYNQQDNRGTQNIEQGTRRSQIPQYGLRNTVDIGQHHHNMENLDKGNRGQRSMSAPPENRQSFNQPQPQQPEQQQQPQGQRYVSRIDITPQHNQPPSQQQQQAQQPQQPQQQQQQPQQKPPQQQSNVRHIPIFVEGRDEPVLPRSFDEPHFRREPSPTHFHAPPPSFQRSSPFGQPPFGRTHQWSPHFQEPFYPPSGPFEHPSRRQQQTHGFQHPRQQQFTEKVNHPQQQYTERQPPQQHYEQPKQQQRQQQPPPQQQQQQQQQQQQQEPPKPPPKPTVPKDPLERVALVQKEVDSLAEQVKQYTGNSRTDKQYIYLDEMLTRELIKLDDIETEGRENVRQARKNAIRTIQETISLLESKAALPSQQASPEESEKQESEMPNDAKEDGHTESMDVDQKTEQTQNQEPIPLPPSSPTKNPQEEVLTVDSKDTANEPAATQQQQANQGSGEPMDVAPPKKTEHASMELHQNLEHGNVAEEKKEENVGEEQKAENATAEKKVENVPKEAEEKKEGEEKKLDISEKPDGTPQEKAENASEDKKVENECQDKCEIKQPSEEQQQKTAEEKMEVDSEVKKSPKTPKKTKKSKKQAPVSDKPIPLPAPESTETNAK